The Microbacterium horticulturae region TGCGGGCACGGTCGTGTTCTGGCTCATGGAGTCTCCCGGTCATCCTCCGGCGGTGTCGGCTCCCCCGGCTCACGGCGCGCGAGGGTCAGCAGCGCGCCGCGTTCCACTTTAGTCAACTCCCGGGTCGCCCCGACCGGGAGAGTTCCCAGGTGGAGCGGGCCGAACCGGCGGCGCACGAGTTCGTCGACGGGATGCCCCACGGCAGCCATCATGCGCCGGACGATGCGGTTGCGCCCGGAGTGCAGCGTGAGCTCGACCAAGCTCGTGCCGCCGGAGCGGTCGAGGAGCCGCGCGCGATCGGCGGCGATCGGCCCGTCGTCGAGCTCGATGCCGCGCGTGAGCGTGGCGATCGTCTGCGGTGTGACCGTACCGCGCACTTTGGCGATGTACAGCTTGGTGACGCCGAAGGACGGGTGGGCCAGCACGTGCGCCAGCTCGCCGTCGTTCGTCAGCACGAGAAGGCCGCTGGTCTCGGCATCCAACCGCCCCACGTTGTACAGCCGCTCGGCCCACTCCCTCGTGAACCGGCGCAGGTCAGGTCGCCCCCGGTCGTCGTGCATCGAGCTGACGACTCCGGTGGGCTTGTTGAGCATGACGTAGCGCTTGGTCTGGTCGAACTGCACCGCCGTGCCGTCGACGTCGACGAGGTCGTGCTCGGGATCGATGCGACTGCCGAGTTCGGTGACCACGGTGCCGTTGACCCGCACCCGCCCGTCGACGATGAGCTGCTCGCTGACGCGGCGCGAAGCCACGCCGGCGTTCGCGAGAGCCTTCTGCAGGCGCACGCCCTCTGCGCTCTGGCCACCGTCACTCATCGCACACCCCCTTCGTCGAGTCCGTCCGCGCCGACCGCGTCGACGTCGTCGAGCAGCGGCGAGATCGGCGGCAGTTCGTCGATCGAATTGATGCCGAGGTTCACGAGCAGCGCGTCGGTGGTGCCGTACAGGATCGCGCCGGTCTCGGCGTCGTGGCCGACCTCGGTCACGAGGCCCCGGCCCAGCAGCGTCCGGACGACGGAGTCGACGTTCACGGCGCGGACGGCCGCCACCTGCCCCCGCGAGACCGGCTGCTTGTACGCGATGACCGCAAGGGTCTCGAGCGCGGCCTGAGAGAGCCGGGAGGGCGCCTGCGTGTTCACGAACTCGCCGACGAGATCGTCGTAGTCCTCGCGCACGTAGAGCCGCCAGCCGCCGCCCACCTCGCGCAGCTCGAAGCCGCGGCGCGGGCCGCCGGTCTCGCCGTCGAAGTCGGCAACCAGGCCCTCGATGGCCTGACGTACGGCGGGTACGGGCTCGCCCACCGCGGTGGCGAGGGCGACAAGACTCTGCGGCTCCTCCACGATCAGCAGGATCGCCTCGAGCTTGCGCGCGACGGCGTGGACGTCATCGGTCATAGTCGGCTCCCAGTGCGGCGAGGTTCTCCTCGGACCAGCGCTCGGCGGTCCAGGTCAGGGTGAGGTCTCCGAGCGGCTCAAGCTGCTCGAAGGAGAGGGCGGCGTGCCGGTAGAGCTCGAGCACCGACAGGAAGCGGGCGATCACGACGCCGCGCTGCGTGACCCCGGTCACGAGGTCGCGGAATGTCAGGCTCCCCGCCGAGCGCAGCATCGTCACCACGACGGCCGCCTGCTCGCGGATGCTCACCAGCGGCGCGTGCAGGTGGTCGAGTCCGACCGTGGGGATCTCCTTCGGCGCGAACGCGAGCAGCGCGAGCGCTGCGAAGTCGTCGGGCGAGAGCGTCCAGACCAGTTCGGGTGCGGCATTGCGGTACTTCTCGTCCAGGCGGACGGCACGCGCATGGCGACGGTCCTCACGTACCAGGCAGCGCGAGAACCACGCCGAGACCTCCTTGAACGCGCGGTACTGCAGCAGCCGCGCGAACAGGAGATCCCGCGCCTCCAGCAAAGCGACCGACTCAGCGTCGACGAACTCGCCCTGCGGCAGGAGTCCGGCGACCTTCATGTCGAGCAGGGTCGCCGCCACCACGAGGAACTCGGATGCCTCGTCCAGCTCGTCTTCGGCCTGCAGCTCGCGCAGGTAGGCGATGAACTCTCCCGTCACCTTCGAGAGCGAGATCTCGGTGATGTCGAGCTCGCGGGTTCCCAGCAGGTGCAGAAGCAGGTCGAACGGCCCGTCGAAGCCCCCGACCGAGACGCGAAAGCTCTCAGGCGACAGCGCGCCGTTCTCAGGCGACGGCGCCACGCGCGACCAGCTCCCGCGCAAGCCGCAGGTAGGCCTGTGCGGCCGCATGCTCAGGGGCGAACTCGGTGATCGGCACCCCCGACACCGATGCGTCGGGGAACTTGACCGTGCGCCCGATGACCGTCTCCAGCACGTCGTCGCCGAATGCCTCGACCACGCGCTCGAGCACCTCGCGCGAGTGCAGGGTGCGCGGGTCGTACATGGTCGCCAGCACGCCGTCGAGCGTGATCGCGGGATTCAACCGGTCGCGCACCTTGTCGATCGTCTCGATGAGCAGCGCGACGCCGCGCAGCGCGAAGAACTCGCACTCCAGCGGGATCACGACGCCGTGGCTCGCCGTCAGCGCGTTGACCGTCAGCAGGCCGAGGGAAGGCTGGCAGTCGATCAGGATGACGTCGTACTCGTTCGAGACCCCTCGCAGCGCACGGGCCAGCGTCATCTCGCGGGCGACCTCGTTGACGAGGTGCACTTCGGCGGCCGACAGATCGATGTTGGCCGGGACGACGTCGAGGTTCTCGATGGCGGTGTGCACGACGACCTCGTGCGGATCGCGCTTGGCGTCCAGCAGCAGGTCGTAGATCGTCGGGATCTCGTGGGTCGCGATGCCCAGCCCCGCCGACAGCGCACCCTGCGGGTCGAAGTCGACGGCGAGCACCTTGCGCCCGTAACCGGCCAGCGCCGCCGCCAGGTTGATCGTGGTCGTCGTCTTTCCGACGCCGCCCTTCTGGTTGCACAGCGCGATGATGCGCGCCGGGCCGTGTCCCGCGAGGGGCGCGGGGGTCGGGAAGCCGTGGTAGGGGCGCCCCGTCGGACCGATCGGCGTGTCGCCTGCGGCCTTCGACTTCTGCGTCTTGCTCGCCGTGCTGCCCGCCACCGTACTCCTGACCTTGTCGTGCCTTCCGGTCGATTCTAGCGATGACATCGCCTCGCGCGCGGCCGGACGGCGCGGGATGTCGCCGGATCAGAGCGATTTTCGCGCGTCACCGTGCGCGCGGATGCGATGTCGCGTAGACGTCGCGGAGCGCGTCGGCACTCACATGAGTGTAGATCTGGGTCGTCGCGACCGAAGCGTGTCCGAGCAGCTCCTGCACGACGCGCACGTCGGCGCCGCCCTGCAGCAGGTGGGTCGCGAAAGAATGGCGCAGTGTGTGCGGCGAGACGTGTGCGCTCAGCTGTGCGCGCTCGGCTGCCGACTGGATCACCAGCCACACGCTCTGCCGTGACAGCGGAGCCCCGCGTGCCCCGAGGAACAGCCGTGGCGTCGCACGGCCCCGCCGCGAGAGCTCGGGGCGCACGCGTGTCAGATACGCGTCGACGGCTTCACGCGCATACTGCCCGATCGGCACGATGCGCTCCTTCGAGCCCTTGCCGCGCACGCGCAGCACATCGCCGTGCGCGAGGTCGTCCACATCGAGCTGCACGATCTCCGACACACGGGCTCCGGTGGCGTACAGCAGCTCGAGCAGCGCCCGGTCGCGGATGCCGAGGGGCTCGGCCGGGTCGGGCGCTTCCAGCAGTCGCTCGACCTGGTCGATCGTCAGCGCCTTCGGCAGCCGTTGCGGAAGCTTCGGCGGCCGCAGCCGTCCCGTCGGGTCGTCCGGCTCGATCTCCTCCCGTTGCAGGAAGCGGTGCAGACCGCGCACCGAGGACTGCAGACGGGCGAGGCTGGATGCCGCGGGCCGGGGCTCGACCCCTGAGCGCTGCGCGACGAACTCGGCGACCAGCGCCGCCGTCACCTGCGCGCTGTCGGTCACGTCGCGCTGCGACATCCACTCGACGTAGCCGCCCAGGTCGCGTCGATAGGCGGCCACGGTGTGCTCGCTCAGGCCGCGCTCGACCGTGACGTGGCGCAGGAAGGCGTCCACCGCCCGGTCGAGCTCCATGGGCTCAGCCTTCGCCGGTACCCGCGCCGACGGGCCGTGTGCGGCGCGGCCACGGCGTGTCGCCGGAGACCAGGGTGCTCCAGTCCGCCGCACGAGAGGCGTGCGCGGCCAGCGCTCCGATCACGAGCGACGGGTTCTGCACGCGGCGCGCGAGCACGGCGGCCAGCACATCGTCGAGCGGCTCCCAGCGCAGCTCGATGTCGGCCTCTTCGGCCTCGCGGTCGAACGACTCGTCGGCCGGTGCGAGATCGCGTGCCAGATAGATGCGGATCGCCTCATCGCTGCCGCCCGGACTCGTGAAGAACTCGGCCAGCACGTCCCAGCGCGCAGCGGTCAGGTCGGTCTCCTCCGCGAGCTCGCGCTGCGCGGCGGTCAGGGCGTCCTCCTGCGCGACGTCGAGCAGGCCGGCGGGAATCTCCCACTCGCGAGTGCGCACGGGGTGCCGGTACTGCTTGATCAGCAGCATCCGGTCATCCTCGTCCAGGGCGAGCACGGCAACGGCGCCAGTGTGGTCCATGTACTCGCGCACGATGGTCTCGCCGTTGTACGAGACCTCGTCACGGCGAATGTTCCATACCCGGCCTTCGTAGACGGTGTCGCTGCGGGTGACCTCTGCGTGGGCGGGTTCGTCGTGCAGCGGCTCAGTCATCGTCGCCCTCGTCGTCGAACAGCTCGCTTGCGCGATGCCGGCCCAGCGCCGCCTCGACGAGTCCTCGGAACAGTGGGTGCGCGCTCGTCGGGCGCGAGCGCAGCTCGGGATGGGCCTGGGTCGCGATGTAGTACGGGTGCACGTCGCGCGGCAGCTCCACGTATTCGACGAGGTTGCGGTCGGGCGACAGGCCCGAGAACACCAGCCCCGCATCGCTGAGGCGGTCGCGGTACGCGTTGTTGACCTCGTAGCGGTGCCGGTGGCGCTCCTCGACCCGGTTGGCCCCGTACACCTCGGCGGCCAGCGACCCCTCGGCGAGGTCTGCCGGGTACAGGCCGAGGCGCATCGTGCCGCCCAGCTCGCCGGCGGCGAGGATGTCGACCTGCTCGGCCATCGTCGCGATCACCGCGTCGGCCGTGTCGGGGTCGAACTCGCTCGACGAGGCGCCCGCGATGCCGGCGACGTTGCGTGCGTACTCGATCACCATGCACTGCAGGCCGAGGCACAGGCCCAGCGTCGGAATGCCCTGCTCGCGGGCGAAGCGCAGCGCGCCGAGCTTGCCCTCGATGCCGCGGATGCCGAATCCGCCGGGCACGACGATGCCGTCCAGGTGCGCGAGCGACTTCTGCGCGCCCTCCGGGGTCTCGCACTCATCGGACGGGATCCACTCGATGCGGACCTTCGTCTCCTGTGCGAAGCCGCCGGCCTTGACCGCTTCGGTGACCGAGAGGTAGGCGTCGGGCAGGTCGATGTACTTGCCGACCAGACCGATCGTCACCTCGTGCCGCGGGTTGTGCACGGCGTCGAGGACCTTCTGCCAGCGCGTCCAGTCGACCTCTCCGGCCTTGCTCGCCAGGCCCAACCGGTGCGCGATGTAGACATCGAGCCCCTGGTCGTTCAGAGTCGACGGGATGTCGTAGATGCTCGGCAGGTCGACGGTGTTGACGACGCCTTCGATGTCGACGTCGCACATCAGCGCGATCTTCTTGCGGTTGCCGTCGCTGACCGGCCGGTCGCTGCGCAGCACCAGGGCGTCCGGCTGCACCCCCAGCTGACGCAGGGCTGCGACCGAGTGCTGGGTGGGCTTGGTCTTCTGCTCGCCCGAGGCCCCCATGTAGGGCAGCAGCGACACGTGCACGAAGAAGACGCTGTCGCGGCCGAGCTCGTGGCGCAGCTGGCGCGCGGCCTCGATGAACGGCGTGGACTCGATGTCGCCGATCGTGCCGCCCACCTCGGTGATGATGACGTCGGGCTTGGGATCGGCGTCCGCCTGCAGGCGCATGCGCCGCTTGATCTCGTCGGTGATGTGCGGAATGACCTGCACCGTGTCGCCGAGGTACTCGCCGGCGCGCTCGCGTGCGATCACAGTGGAGTAGATCTGGCCGGTGGTCACGTTGGCGGCTTGGCTCAGGTCGACGTCGAGGAAGCGCTCGTAGTGGCCGATGTCGAGGTCGGTCTCGGCTCCGTCGTCCGTAACGAAGACCTCGCCGTGCTGGAACGGATTCATCGTGCCGGGGTCGACGTTCAGATACGGGTCGAGCTTCTGCATGACCACGTGTAGCCCGCGCGCGGTGAGCAGATTGCCCAGACTCGCCGCCGTCAGACCCTTCCCCAAAGAGGAGACGACACCGCCGGTCACGAAGATGTGTTTGGTGGTGTCGTCGTCTGTCGCCGTGGTGTCGACGAGAGGTCCGGAATCGTCTGAGTCTGAACTGTGCATCACGGGCTTCGATCCTATCAGTGCGAGCCTGAGCGGGAGGTGCGCGTCGGCGTCCGGCGATGCCGTGTCGCGACGAACATCCACACGGTCGCCACCACCGCAAGCGCCGCGCTGCCCATGATCGGCACGAATTCCGGCTCATCGCCCACCAGATCGCGCGTCGCCCAAAAGGTCAGGATCCATGCCGCTGCGGCGAACCACGGCGTCACCCATCGCGTCACATCGCGCATGCCACCGACTATCGGTCGCCGTCCGCGGACGATGCCGATCAGGGCCGCGCCGATGGCGATGACCGCGCACAGCACCGGCAGAACGATCGGCAGGGCGCGCATGGCGGCATCCGCGATGAAGGCTGCGCGTGAGCCCGCCGCGTACGTCCCCTCGGGGAACTCCAGTTGCGCGCCGAGATAGTCGTCGTCCGACCAGAAGACGACGTCGTCCGCGGTCAGCTCAGGCCAGTGACCGTCTGCGTCGGGCGCGAACCACTCCGCGTACTGGACTCCCGCCGCCGACCGCGCCGGCGCCCCGAAATCACGCACACCCAGGTCGGGCCACGCCCCGCCGCCGAGCCAGCCGCGACCGTGCGCCGCGGCATCCAGCACCTCGTCGGAGAGCGTCAGCGAGACCGATACCGACTCGACGTCGTGGTCGACGCCCGCCCAGCCGAAGCGCCACCCCGGGCTCAGCGCCGTCCAGCGCAGCCGCTGCCGCCATCCGCCATCCGCCCAGACCTCTGCGACGGGGTCGTCGAGCGTGTAGCGGATCGTCACATCGTGGTCGCCCGGCCACTCATCCGGCAACCGGGTGCGCAGCAGCGCTTGCCCGTCGAGACGGCTCTGAGTGAACGGGACCGCAGATCCGTCGACGGCGACCGAGGTCACCGTCAGCCCCGCGTGGTGTCCGTTGACGGTGTCGTGCCAGATGCGCACGACCTGCGGCACGTTGCGGAACCCCTCCTCGACCGCTCCGCTCAGGTGCTCGGTGACCTGCAGTCGCGGAGTGCCGCCGGGTGCACCGGTCAGTGTGGCGTGGGCAGAGAACGTGCTCACGAAGAATCCGTACGCACCGGGCACCACGTCGCTGTCATACGCCGCGTCGTCCGAGTGGTACTGGGTGCTCGCGGGCACCCAGGAGACGACGGCGATGGCAGCCGGAACCGCGAGGACGGCGGCGAACCGCACCGCCAGCCGCTTGGCGGAGAGGAAAGCCGGGTCCGCGGCGACATCGGCGTTCAGGCCCTCCTGGGCGATGAGCGCGCGGACCAGGCGGCCGGCGCGACGCGGCGACGCGAACATCACCACGTACGGCAGGAGCGGGTCCTTCAGGCTGATGCGCTCGTGGGCGAGTGTCCGGTCGGCATACAGTCGCAGCCCCAGGAGCTGCTCTTTGACGAGCGTCCCTTTTCGCGTGAGCGGACGCGCGGTGAGGGCGATGACGATGATGGTACCGGCCACGAGCACGGAGACGGCCATGACAGCCACCGGCCACCAATACCGTGTGAGCGGCACCTGATACGACAGCTGTCGTACCAGGCCTGCCTGCAGAACAGCCCATGCGAGCGCCGCGCCGAGGAACGACTCGCGCACAAAGCCGCGCGGCACACGCCGCAGCCCCCGCCGGAACACGTCCTTCCACGCCGATCCGCGCAGATACCGGGTCCATGCGATCATCAGGTTGCCCGGCCTGCCGGCCTGCCGGGCGGCGCGCACCAACGCGCGTTTCGCCGCCGCGTCACCGCCGCGACGATACTCGTCCAAGGCGTCGACCAGCGGCGTGCTCAGCACCGACCGCCAGATCCGCGCCGCGACAGCCGGCTTCACGGCATCGGGCGGCTCCTCGCGGTAGACATACCAGGCTCGTCCGCGGGCGTCCGACCACGCGACGGCGCGGGCCGCGAGCGCGAACAGCAGCGTCGCCGCGAGCAGAAGCAGCGGCACGAAGGGGCCGATCGCCTGCACCCAGAAGAAGAACGACGGCGCCGGCAGGGCGAACGTGCCGGGTTCGAAGGCGAAGCGGAACCAGAAGGTGGCATACGGCGGAAGGCTCTGGTCGTTCGTCAGGGTGTACGTCACCGTGTCGCCGGTGGTGCTCTCCGGGTCCAGCTGCGCCGAGTCGGCCGCCAGCAACCACGACAGTCCGCCCCGCGGCTCCCGCGAGTACGCGTCGGCGAGCGTCCGCGGGACCGTGATGTGCATCTCGGTTTCTGCGACGCCGTGCCCGAACGACGGTCCGTACGCGTTCCACTCCCACAGCTGCTCGTCGCGCCCCGTCGAGTTGTCCTGGGCGGCGTAGGCCATGTCGTGCAGCGTGTAGCGCAGCACGACGTCGTGATCTCCACGAAGGCCCGTTCTGTGGGGAATACCGTAGGCCACCCCGTCAGCGGTCGTGCGGGTGTGCACGTGGACGGGAGACCCGTCGAGCGTCGCTTCGGTGAGCGTGGGGTGCAGGTCGTGCGACTCGTACTGCGTCGGGATCACGCGCTCAATGGTCTCGTCGCGCACGTCGTCGGCGAAGAACGCGGTGATGTGCTCCGTCACGTCGACCTGCAGGCGACCGTCGTCGCCACGGTGCAGCACGTAGTCGGCCTGGAACGACCGGGCGATCCACGTACCGGTGACGTCCTCGGCAGATGCGGTGATGTCGTCGAAGCCGATGGGCTTGTTGATCACCGGCCCGAAGATCAGCAGCAGCCCGATGCCGATGATCAGCGCCCAGCCGAACCCGATGCCCCACCGGAGGTTGACCGACCCATGCGAGCGCACCCAGCGTTCCAGTCGCATGAGCCGCGCAGACAGCCAGCGGTAAAGCGGCGTCGGGCGGCGCTGTGCGACGGCGATAGCATCGGCGGGCATCGGCTCGTGCCGACGCGGGTCGCTCACATTCACGAGCGCGCGGACTGGAGAAGCTCGCGCGCATGGGTGAGCGCCGCGTCCGAATCGGCCAGCCCTGACAGCAGACGGGCCATTTCGGCCTCCCGGTCGGCGCCGTCCAGGCGCCGCACGCTCGAGGCGGTCACGGTGCCGTCGCCGGCCTTCACGACCGTCAGGTGGTTGCCGGCGAACGCCGCGACCTGGGCGAGGTGCGTCACGGCGATGACCTGCGCGGACTCGGCGAGCC contains the following coding sequences:
- a CDS encoding pseudouridine synthase; the protein is MSDGGQSAEGVRLQKALANAGVASRRVSEQLIVDGRVRVNGTVVTELGSRIDPEHDLVDVDGTAVQFDQTKRYVMLNKPTGVVSSMHDDRGRPDLRRFTREWAERLYNVGRLDAETSGLLVLTNDGELAHVLAHPSFGVTKLYIAKVRGTVTPQTIATLTRGIELDDGPIAADRARLLDRSGGTSLVELTLHSGRNRIVRRMMAAVGHPVDELVRRRFGPLHLGTLPVGATRELTKVERGALLTLARREPGEPTPPEDDRETP
- the scpB gene encoding SMC-Scp complex subunit ScpB; this translates as MTDDVHAVARKLEAILLIVEEPQSLVALATAVGEPVPAVRQAIEGLVADFDGETGGPRRGFELREVGGGWRLYVREDYDDLVGEFVNTQAPSRLSQAALETLAVIAYKQPVSRGQVAAVRAVNVDSVVRTLLGRGLVTEVGHDAETGAILYGTTDALLVNLGINSIDELPPISPLLDDVDAVGADGLDEGGVR
- a CDS encoding segregation and condensation protein A, coding for MAPSPENGALSPESFRVSVGGFDGPFDLLLHLLGTRELDITEISLSKVTGEFIAYLRELQAEDELDEASEFLVVAATLLDMKVAGLLPQGEFVDAESVALLEARDLLFARLLQYRAFKEVSAWFSRCLVREDRRHARAVRLDEKYRNAAPELVWTLSPDDFAALALLAFAPKEIPTVGLDHLHAPLVSIREQAAVVVTMLRSAGSLTFRDLVTGVTQRGVVIARFLSVLELYRHAALSFEQLEPLGDLTLTWTAERWSEENLAALGADYDR
- a CDS encoding ParA family protein, which encodes MAGSTASKTQKSKAAGDTPIGPTGRPYHGFPTPAPLAGHGPARIIALCNQKGGVGKTTTTINLAAALAGYGRKVLAVDFDPQGALSAGLGIATHEIPTIYDLLLDAKRDPHEVVVHTAIENLDVVPANIDLSAAEVHLVNEVAREMTLARALRGVSNEYDVILIDCQPSLGLLTVNALTASHGVVIPLECEFFALRGVALLIETIDKVRDRLNPAITLDGVLATMYDPRTLHSREVLERVVEAFGDDVLETVIGRTVKFPDASVSGVPITEFAPEHAAAQAYLRLARELVARGAVA
- the xerD gene encoding site-specific tyrosine recombinase XerD — translated: MELDRAVDAFLRHVTVERGLSEHTVAAYRRDLGGYVEWMSQRDVTDSAQVTAALVAEFVAQRSGVEPRPAASSLARLQSSVRGLHRFLQREEIEPDDPTGRLRPPKLPQRLPKALTIDQVERLLEAPDPAEPLGIRDRALLELLYATGARVSEIVQLDVDDLAHGDVLRVRGKGSKERIVPIGQYAREAVDAYLTRVRPELSRRGRATPRLFLGARGAPLSRQSVWLVIQSAAERAQLSAHVSPHTLRHSFATHLLQGGADVRVVQELLGHASVATTQIYTHVSADALRDVYATSHPRAR
- a CDS encoding NUDIX domain-containing protein, whose translation is MTEPLHDEPAHAEVTRSDTVYEGRVWNIRRDEVSYNGETIVREYMDHTGAVAVLALDEDDRMLLIKQYRHPVRTREWEIPAGLLDVAQEDALTAAQRELAEETDLTAARWDVLAEFFTSPGGSDEAIRIYLARDLAPADESFDREAEEADIELRWEPLDDVLAAVLARRVQNPSLVIGALAAHASRAADWSTLVSGDTPWPRRTRPVGAGTGEG
- a CDS encoding CTP synthase, encoding MHSSDSDDSGPLVDTTATDDDTTKHIFVTGGVVSSLGKGLTAASLGNLLTARGLHVVMQKLDPYLNVDPGTMNPFQHGEVFVTDDGAETDLDIGHYERFLDVDLSQAANVTTGQIYSTVIARERAGEYLGDTVQVIPHITDEIKRRMRLQADADPKPDVIITEVGGTIGDIESTPFIEAARQLRHELGRDSVFFVHVSLLPYMGASGEQKTKPTQHSVAALRQLGVQPDALVLRSDRPVSDGNRKKIALMCDVDIEGVVNTVDLPSIYDIPSTLNDQGLDVYIAHRLGLASKAGEVDWTRWQKVLDAVHNPRHEVTIGLVGKYIDLPDAYLSVTEAVKAGGFAQETKVRIEWIPSDECETPEGAQKSLAHLDGIVVPGGFGIRGIEGKLGALRFAREQGIPTLGLCLGLQCMVIEYARNVAGIAGASSSEFDPDTADAVIATMAEQVDILAAGELGGTMRLGLYPADLAEGSLAAEVYGANRVEERHRHRYEVNNAYRDRLSDAGLVFSGLSPDRNLVEYVELPRDVHPYYIATQAHPELRSRPTSAHPLFRGLVEAALGRHRASELFDDEGDDD
- a CDS encoding DUF2207 domain-containing protein, producing the protein MPADAIAVAQRRPTPLYRWLSARLMRLERWVRSHGSVNLRWGIGFGWALIIGIGLLLIFGPVINKPIGFDDITASAEDVTGTWIARSFQADYVLHRGDDGRLQVDVTEHITAFFADDVRDETIERVIPTQYESHDLHPTLTEATLDGSPVHVHTRTTADGVAYGIPHRTGLRGDHDVVLRYTLHDMAYAAQDNSTGRDEQLWEWNAYGPSFGHGVAETEMHITVPRTLADAYSREPRGGLSWLLAADSAQLDPESTTGDTVTYTLTNDQSLPPYATFWFRFAFEPGTFALPAPSFFFWVQAIGPFVPLLLLAATLLFALAARAVAWSDARGRAWYVYREEPPDAVKPAVAARIWRSVLSTPLVDALDEYRRGGDAAAKRALVRAARQAGRPGNLMIAWTRYLRGSAWKDVFRRGLRRVPRGFVRESFLGAALAWAVLQAGLVRQLSYQVPLTRYWWPVAVMAVSVLVAGTIIVIALTARPLTRKGTLVKEQLLGLRLYADRTLAHERISLKDPLLPYVVMFASPRRAGRLVRALIAQEGLNADVAADPAFLSAKRLAVRFAAVLAVPAAIAVVSWVPASTQYHSDDAAYDSDVVPGAYGFFVSTFSAHATLTGAPGGTPRLQVTEHLSGAVEEGFRNVPQVVRIWHDTVNGHHAGLTVTSVAVDGSAVPFTQSRLDGQALLRTRLPDEWPGDHDVTIRYTLDDPVAEVWADGGWRQRLRWTALSPGWRFGWAGVDHDVESVSVSLTLSDEVLDAAAHGRGWLGGGAWPDLGVRDFGAPARSAAGVQYAEWFAPDADGHWPELTADDVVFWSDDDYLGAQLEFPEGTYAAGSRAAFIADAAMRALPIVLPVLCAVIAIGAALIGIVRGRRPIVGGMRDVTRWVTPWFAAAAWILTFWATRDLVGDEPEFVPIMGSAALAVVATVWMFVATRHRRTPTRTSRSGSH